tgtcactgttcttgtagtgctgaaactaagtaggattgataattggctagttgagtgaatgcaccggtgatcagctgtgctgtaagaagacagctgattctaggggtgtaagagtgagagtagctaaggattcagtccatttgaaggactgtgcttaattgaagtagggaagttagtaaacttagtgatcaaatgcacctgtgattgagtgtgctgtaagaagacactcaatgctaggggtgaactagagaacttaggggatttaccttccactaatgcggattgctagataactggttgagcaaacaagcctgtgatcagctgtagtgtgagaagacagttgatgctaggggtaagttagtaagattagttaaatcatccataatcttccctgagatgaaacaagaacatgatttgattaggatctgccttagtttaggatcaagatgtggattcaaaagccctaccatgttcctgtttacttgctttacatgctactgtttttcagttctgtcactgcccttggctaacagccttggtttgtttgtctttgtttcactgtttcttattcactaccactgatttttcttgttaactgtcccttgcttcatcacttcaattcacacccaagtctctgtggttcgaccctgccttgcacactcactacaacagaccctgtgcacttgcaggtatcatttctgtgactcttttagagagctacCATAAAGCAGGTTTGAGTCATATCAATGACAGCTTCACCTACAATGTCCcagttttttttgataaaaaaggcTTGTAAAACCATCAGGACCTGGAGCCTTTTGTCCCCCCATTTGGAAAACAACATTTTTTATCTCTTCAGCAGTAAGATGAAGACTTAAAAGAGCATTATCTTTAGCAGTAAACTTTATGGGGAGGTCATCCAGAATTTCATCATGAAATTGTTGGGGTTGGGAAGAATACGGATTTTTGAAGTAATTTATGAAGGAATTTCCAATattatctctatcagttagaatagtattaGAGGTATCCTTAATCCAACTTATGGCATTTCTTTTTCTCCTGAAGAGGGTGACCCTATGGAAATAAGGTGAATTTCTATCACCTTCCAAGAGCCAAACCTCTCTGGATTTGTCCTTCCAGTATAGTTCTTCTAGATTGTAAAGATATTCCAATCTAGCTTTCAGTCTGGAAGTTAAAGTAGTGTTAGTTGGATTATTGTATTGGAGGTCAGCCAAATCCTTCCTGATGGTAGatatattagtttgaatattaccaaaggaGGTTTTGTTCCAATCTCTAAGGCCTTTTTTTGTAATTAAAAGCTTATCTTTTAGTTTATAGGTAGGAGAGCCTACCACATTAACAGACCAAGAATTAGCAATGATATCTCTACCAGTAGGATCTTCCATCCACATGGCCATAAAATGAAAGGGTCTAGGCATACAAACATCCTCATAATTGAAACCAATATGCATACGACAACGGTCAGAAGAATCTCTAGGAAAATTATTGAAACGGAATTTGGGGCAGAGGTCTTCAACAATTTGATTGATAAAacatctatctaatctttcaagaATCAAATCAGAACCTTATTGCATGTTGGACCAAGTGAATCTAGGGCCTGAGAAGCCAGGATCATGCATATTAAACACAGAACAGAAATTTCTAAGATTTAAAAAATCAGAATCATAAACCTCTATACctccatttttatcttcagtacCTAAAAGAGCATTAAAATCTCCTATAAAGAACACAGGTTCATCTAAAGGAACGGTGGACTGTTGGCATTGTTGATCCCAAAAGGCCTGTCTTAAGCTACTATTTGgttcaccatatatgaaatgAATGTGACAAGTTTTAGTGTGAATAATGTATGTAGATGGGACATGGATACCTTTCAAGCTAGATGAAATAATGTTAAGATTAATTTCTTTTTTCCAAGCCAAGACTAAACCACCACTCCTACCAATACTGGATACATTAAACGTGCAGGGGAAATCCATATTTTTTAACTTCCTAGCAGCCAGatctttgttcattttttttCAGATAGAAAAATGATGTCAGGATTGACATTTTTGCATAGCAAACTAAGTTCCTTGTTGGCAGATTTTTTTCCCTAAACCTCTTATGTTCCAAGCTATGAGATTAACATTGTTTATAGGGGATTGGTTTATTGGGTTAACAGAAACAGGATCAATTAAAGGGGGGAGGGGGTAGAATTTACCTGAGTGGTAGAGTTAGACCCACTACCAAGAGAAGAACTGGTATCATCACCACTTTGAGAAGCAATTTGGGAGGAATCGAGACTAGAAGTAGCAGCATTGAGAAGAGAATTATTGCAGACACTATTGTTTCTTGGGGAATTGTCAGAAGGTACATTGTAGATTCCAGAGGAATTAAACACTGGTTGGGTATTAAGAGAACATGTAGAAAGGTCAATGGCTGGTAAATCCCCCAATTTGGTAATTGGAGGACACAATTGAGCATAATCAGGATCAGTAGTGTCATGTTCTTCAGGGATAACCACTATGCTTGCCAAACTAGAATTAGTTCTTATACGTTTCCTCAAATCATCCCTGGGGTTAATATTTCTTTTGAGATTTTCTAGAGCATCATGTTCAGTTGAGTTAAGTGCTCCTCTAGTGATGATTGGGTTGGTATTTGGAACAACAGCAGTCTTGAACCTTCTTGATGAGTTGGTAGTATGAATCGGACCACTAGGGGTTGGCTCGAAACCAGAAATAGAAGCTTCAACGGTAACATTTTGAGTGGTAACCTGTTTGAGAATGATTGGTAAGCCATTCTCCAGTTGAGTCGAATGTTGTTGAACAAGACCAACATCAAAGATCTTCAGAGTAGTGGATCTGTTTACAAAATGACCCATCTAAAAAGTGTTTGATAAGCCCTTCTGAGTAGTATTTTCCATTCTCTGATCAATATCCTTTGCTTTTCATTTGTAAACATTTCAAGTGCAGGAGATTCAATTTGAGTTTCTGGTACCATATCAGTTTGTTGCATGATGGTATCTGTAATGGAAGCAGAGGAAGGGTCTACTTGCTTGGCTACCGTTGGAGGAGGCATCATTAGCCTTGAGACAGCTGGGAGAAAATACTTGCTGCTAGAAGCATcaagttctttgatttttttcttctttaacttcCAAGCAGGACAGTTTTGATCTTTATGATCAAGAACACGGCATGAAGTACAAAAATACATTGGAACCTTGATGTATCTACATTCAATCAGAAATGGTTGAGTTCTACCGCTGGTAAATAAGGGAAAGCCCACTGGCAAAGCTATCTGCACTGGAATTCTGAGACACACCTTGACGTTCTTCTTTAGGGGATGTTTGCCAAAAGGAGCTTGAGCATCAATGAATTCACTCATTTTGAGAGTAAGTTTCTGGAGATCTTCAAACTCAGTACACTTGTTTGGAATATTGCATAGAATGAACCACATTATTTATTCATCGAAATAGAGTTGATGATTTGCTGGCCATCCTTCAGTTGGAACCACTTTTAATACCATTAGATAACCACAAACGAACCAAGGTCTCTGAGAGTTAATTCTGTTGAAATCATCTTCAGCTAAGAAACGAATAAGAACTTTGTTGTGCAAGCCACTGAATGTGGTGACAGTAGGGGGTTGAGTTAAAGGCCAGTTATTGCATATGTAGAATATTATAGAAGAATTAGGAACCAACGTTTCACAGCATAAGTATCCCGCCATACACCATTTCCAGTTACTATCTGATTCAGCTAGAACAACTTTCTTGTCTATGAAGACTGGTTCAGCAAGAGAAGATGGTAGTGTTAGTTTCTCAGCCATTTGAGTAGAAAGGGTTTGAATATCAGTATTCAAATTTTGAGTGTTCTCTGTAGAGTTTCGGATTTCCATCAGGTAAAAGAATTGGGTATATATGAATTTAGTTTGATTGAGATCAGTGTTATAGGTAACTAATATAAAATACAGTTGTAGAGAAAGGAATCTCTTGGTGGTACTGTACTAATATTGATCACAGACAATATGGATAGAGAGGAGGCAAGAGGGGTTTGTTTGTTTATATGTTTGAACAttaaaaaaggaatgagaaaATTGTTGACTATTATCATGAAAGGTTTCAGGAGAAAATTGGTGTAATGTAGCTGTAGTTGTACTGCAAAGACTGTGTTGTGGGAGGGTTTTATCATACGAAGTGTCACTTTCGTGTCCATACTTTATGGGCACCTTTAGATTTGAGATATTCACGTGAGTTTGATGATAATTGAACCATGTAGCACGCAATAATACATTGTTGGTTTTCCTGAAATAGAAGATGGAGGTATGTAAGCCTGATGTTATTTGGGGTTGGTGGATATGTAATgagtttgtctttttttttatagACATAGATATAGTAGAGCAAACTGCCAAGAATAATAATGGTAGCATAGATGTAGGATGGGTAATAAAGATGGGTATGGGGGGAAAAGATCTGTTGTAGTTGATGGATTAGGGGGGGTTGTTGGGGTTCGATAGGTGACATGGGTTTGGTTTTAGAGCTAGTAATCCATCTGGCAGACATATGCCCCAGACCGCAATGGTGCCTCTCGACTGATGTTGCATTCTTCTAGTCtgcaaaaaacacaaaaaatttaTTAGACCCCATAATGCTTTGTGGAAGTTAGATGACCTACCAATGCACCACTTGAAGGCAGTTCCAATGGAAGTTATGGCTAATGAAGaggttaggtgttgaaaataggggtTTGTAGGGTAATTATGATGAGGAAGTTGGATGGAGTACGCATGGCTTTGAAGGGGCGTGAGTAACCAAGTAGCGGGACTGATTACCAAAGGCCATAAATGGCAGTTAATGAGAGCATTTGTGCCTTTAAAAGGGTGGTTTTGGATGAGATTAGCATAGTCATTAGCAAAtttaccagaagaagaaaaaattagatATAGAATCTCCAAGTATTGCTAGTTCCAGTAACCCCATTCCGGCCGTTGTTGCCGCTTCCGATCAATACCAAGTAGCCAAAACTCAAGCCTTATCACTCCCCATTGATATCTAATGAGATTGAGAGATGAAATtcagaatgagataaataggcgTGCAAGTGAAGAAGCACAGTGGTTGAGAGAGGAAGAGGAAAGCaataagagagaaaaagagagaattgagTCCCTTTATGATGCATGGTTACCAAAGCATTTTGAAAGATCTGATCGGAAGGGTGGAGAGAGGGCTGAGAGGCATCAGAAAGGACCGAAGTATGGTAGCGCCACTGAGAGTGATTCTGAAGCAGATTCTGGTGCTGGTTTTGAATATCCAGTAGAAGAGGTGAACACCAGTGACGAAGGGTCAGATGCTGCTGAAGAGAAGAGGAGGATGGAGAGGTATTTGGAGGGGAAACTGCGCAGGCGATTTGAGTTCGAATTAGCAAACCCCAAAATCTTTGCTCGGACCATGCAGGAGGGTGAGCCCAGAATCGAAAAGAAGCCTCTTGTAAGGATATATCCCAGAGTAGCTCCTGAGGAAGATACCAGTGCTTCTGACGAAAATTTGCCTGATGTTGCCAAAGATGATGATCAAGAGAGCAatgataaggaaagttcatcttcTAGAAGCAATGATACTTTTCCTGCGTCATCAGGCAGCAGCTATAGCGAGAGGTATGAGGAGGATGAATATTGGGGttatgatgatgaagaggacTACTAAGGTCCTCTTTTGGGGTGTCGAAAACTGCCGAATTTTCAGGCAGCACTTTGAAGAAATTTTGAAAATGATAAGCAAAGTTTAAACAAATTGGCTTTCTCGATGTTTAACTCCAATCCTCTTGAATTTCTTGTTGGTGATGACGGGTCTTGTTTTTTGGTGTCTCTGGCTTTAGTAAGTTTGTTTTAAGTTGTTTTTGTGGTTGACAGTTGGTGTTgaagtagtggtggtggtaaAAGCTCTTGTTCTAGGGCTATGATAATTTTAGTAGGTTTGTTTTCTCGATAATTTTGTTGTTTAAAGGTCTGCTTTTCTTGGTTTGTAATTATGGCAAATGAACTGATAGTATGTTTAATGATTTGGTAGTTGGTTTGAATGTAATGGTACTTCTTTTCACTTCTACGAATGTTTCTGGTAGTTGAACTAGTAAGATAAGTATAGAGATTGTTGAGCAAAGTAGCAAATTGAATTAGTAATCTCAAGAATAAGGATCTGTAGATGTTGTAGAGCTTGGAAGGATGAACACAAAACTGCATTTGTGTGGAAAAAATCAGGTGATGTCACAGTGACGGAGCAGAGCTTATCTAATAGTGTTTCATTAATGAAGTACTAACCTGTCCTTGCAAAGAGAACATTTCTTTCTATTTCTTACAAACACACCAGGGAAATAGAGAGAAGACAAACTGGAAGAGCACGACCACTCACCGACTCTCAGCCATGAGTCCATGACTATCCACAGACTGACACATGGACTGACAGACAAGTACTAATGCAAACATAGTTGTAAAGAAAGACAGTTGAGTTTGTTTACTAATAAAGTGGCCCAAAATTTGCAAAACTTTGACCAAGGACACTTCGAAATCTGCAATTTACCTCCATGGTAATTTCCCGTCTCTTTCATTGTAATTTCCCGTCGCAAGTCAGATGTTAAGTAATTGACACTAAAATACCTTCAGCACATTCTTTACACAGCTTCCACAAGCCTTGCACGAATTGAGTCCAAATCTGACACTTTTGTAATACTGCAAATAACAAGAAATATTATAGGTTAATTAAAATGCCACTGTAAGCACAAATAGGATATGATGGTCGCAGTGACTTCAATATAAGGATCACCCCAGATAGTTTCAGTTCATCGGAAATTGATAGCATAACTAAAAGAAGATCACCTAATATCGCCAAGAAATATTTGCAGAACGAGTCCCTCACAGATTAATAAGCTATATATAAGCATGGTCTGGCTTAGTTAAAATGCCACTGTAAGCACAAATAGGATATGATGGTCGCAGTAACCTCAATATAGGGATCACCCCAGATAGTTTCAGTTCACCGGAAATTGATACCATAACTAAAAGAAGATCACCTAATATTGCCAAGAAATATTTGCAGAACGAGTCCCTCACAGATTAATAAGCTATATATAAGCATGGTCTGGCTTAGTTGCTAATGGAACAGTACCAATTGTACTTCCGTAATAAAACTGACACTACTTAAAACCACCCAAACTTAGAAATGCATGTTTAATATTGAATAGATACGCATGTGAAAAGCATAGTTCCTTAAGAAGAGAGAGTGAAATGTTGAACAAGACTTTATACCCTTGGGTACCTCAAGACGCTTTCACAATTACAAATCGTAAACATGTCTCAGTCAAGAAATGAACCCTTCCCTATCTGACGGACTATGATGCAAAAGGAACACACATTGGAACCACGAGCCAATTTCTCAGTTATCACTGAACTCATCCAAGAAATAACATATAACTTCTTTTGAAAATATGACGGAAGATCTAACATCAGTACATGAGGATTAAGAGCAAGGAAGCAAAATTTTCATGCATAACTCATTATTCGAACACACCACACCTATCACGTAAAGGATGATATTTTACCTGTACAGCAGATCCCCACTAGGGACTAGTTTCTTCTGAATCCAATCTGGAACCAACTCTTCTAACAAATCAAGCTGCTCTTCAGCTTCTTCTGCATTAGATTCAATATCAATCAGTAACCATCTAAACCAATCAGTGTGGAAAAAATATCCAGCTAAAGTACAAAATAACATAGTGCATTAAGTAAAATtgtacaaaaggaaattttactTGTTTCCTCGATCAAGACATCTTCTGAGATAATCTTGTGCACAAGCTCCTGTTTCGTGATTGAGGAGTACTTGGCTGATTGGAAGATGTGGTATATCAGATTAAAGAGATCAGGCAAAGATGCGGTTCGACTCAATTTGCCGCCAATCATCTCCTCCTTATCCTTTAAATGTAAGAACTCCTGCATTAGGCATGATGTACGgcaaagaaagtgattaaatagtAAAAGGAAGCATGTCTTTCAGAACATTATTGAGTTAAACAGGGATCAACCAGCTTCCTGGATCCAGTATACAGCAACTTATACCATCCAATGATAATTGACTCTTCAGTATACATGCCTTCATAAGTTTTAGCGTTGTTTATAGTTCTAGTAAAAGGCATAAGAGACACTCACTCAAGTGAACTGATTATAATtttcctttttcttaattttttaataAGTTATGACCTATTAGCGTTTCTTACTTCATAAGAACCACTAATCTTATGTAACCCATTCGTAACAGAACAAAGCAGGTTATAGAGCAAGTTAATAATAAAAAAGGCAAGAGACTCATACCGCCTGGATTAGGGGACAAGGAGGTCCTGTGACATCATCTACCATAAGAATCCTTTTTGCTGCTGCAGGTTTCAGAGAACTATCTCTGTAATGCTTAGACTCGTCAAGAATGGAGCCAGAAGCAATTTCATCCCCCTTCAATGGCGAGAGGAAGTTCAATGACTTCTTTGCAACGGAATGGCTTGAAATGTTAGACTGACAGATAACCTTTTCATCAGAGTCAGGCACTGTTCTTCTTTGTGGGGCAGACTGCGTCGGCGTCACTAACATCAGTTGATTTGGACCAGAAATAGACTTCATAGGAGAGCTTTCATACTCCTTCGAACTCAATAACGACATAGGGGTTGTGGTTTCAATGACTTGAGATAAGCCTTCCTTCTGTAGAGGGCCTTCACGATCTTGATTAATCACATCACCAGGCTCCAAAGGTGAAAAAGGGTACAGAGATGCTAAGAGCTTTGTCTTTTCAGTTTCTGGGACAATAATCTTCTCTGAGAATCGCCTTTTAAAAGTTGAAGACAAAAGTGACGAACTCGATGATGGCTCAAGCTCATTTGAACTTGGATGAGATTCTACGCGTGCTACCTCTGGCAACATGTATTGAGAAGTTGAGCGACTTTGGCTCA
The nucleotide sequence above comes from Papaver somniferum cultivar HN1 chromosome 8, ASM357369v1, whole genome shotgun sequence. Encoded proteins:
- the LOC113303456 gene encoding CDT1-like protein a, chloroplastic, whose translation is MEDKRCEEATKDSLDMKSKSVTVQSAEIVESSHSSSNLAVPTPKKNKEVALPLDEDAADDLPEDVVHENVAGEANEAEDVAGILPDKYKILAEFFDRIGSSVRLLGLCKKMPTFQNICTQVEVFTKRKLSYNHLAQIKYILPEAVQVDKILVHDERTLCMKQDMKITLLLDVVEADPDQSPYAILCQMFHQRLLKFFRNHPEGCDIPEATLPVLMSQSRSTSQYMLPEVARVESHPSSNELEPSSSSSLLSSTFKRRFSEKIIVPETEKTKLLASLYPFSPLEPGDVINQDREGPLQKEGLSQVIETTTPMSLLSSKEYESSPMKSISGPNQLMLVTPTQSAPQRRTVPDSDEKVICQSNISSHSVAKKSLNFLSPLKGDEIASGSILDESKHYRDSSLKPAAAKRILMVDDVTGPPCPLIQAEFLHLKDKEEMIGGKLSRTASLPDLFNLIYHIFQSAKYSSITKQELVHKIISEDVLIEETKEAEEQLDLLEELVPDWIQKKLVPSGDLLYSITKVSDLDSIRARLVEAV